One region of Anthonomus grandis grandis chromosome 22, icAntGran1.3, whole genome shotgun sequence genomic DNA includes:
- the LOC126748776 gene encoding casein kinase II subunit alpha isoform X1, translating into MLIIYSKLAKQCFNQVGGLRIYVRHFLTNNLNNKNITMAVPSRARVYADVNSHKPREYWDYESFVVDWGQQDDYQLVRKLGRGKYSEVFEAINVINNEKCVVKILKPVKKKKIKREIKILENLRGGTNIISLEAVVKDPVSRTPALIFEHVNNIDFKQLYQTLTDFDIRFYLYELLKALDYCHSMGIMHRDVKPHNVMIDHENRKLRLIDWGLAEFYHPGQEYNVRVASRYFKGPELLVDYQMYDYSLDMWSLGCMLASMIFRKEPFFHGHDNYDQLVRIAKVLGTEELFEYLDKYHIELDPRFNDILGRHSRKRWERFVHSENQHLVSTEALDFLDKLLRYDHHERLTARDAMEHAYFYPVVKEQCRMLSTVSSSPTPMSGALSVVGE; encoded by the exons ATGCTGATTATATATTCTAAATTAGCAAAACAGTGTTTCAACCAAG TTGGTGGATTAAGAATCTATGTTAGACATTTCCTgactaataatttaaataacaaaaacattacTATGGCTGTACCAAGTCGAGCAAGAGTTTATGCGGATGTTAATTCTCACAAACCTCGTGAATACTGGGATTATGAAAGTTTTGTTGTTGACTGGGGACAACAGGATGACTATCAACTTGTCCGCAAGTTAGGAAGAGGAAAATATAGTGAGGTCTTTGAGGctattaatgttattaataatgaaaaatgtgtagtaaaaattttaaag cctgtaaaaaagaaaaaaattaaaagggaaataaaaattttggaaaatcttaGGGGTGGaacaaatataatttcattagaaGCTGTTGTTAAGGATCCTGTGTCTAGAACCCCAGCACTCATATTTGAGCatgtaaataatattgatttcAAGCAGTTATACCAGACTTTGACAGATTTTGAcattaggttttatttatatgagCTTTTAAAAGCTCTTGATTATTGTCACAGTATGGGTATTATGCATAGAGATGTAAAGCCTCACAATGTTATGATTGATCATGAAAATAGAAAACTGAGATTAATTGATTGGGGATTAGCTGAATTTTACCATCCTGGTCAAGAATACAATGTGAGAGTTGCATCCAG GTACTTTAAAGGTCCAGAACTGTTAGTAGATTACCAAATGTATGACTATTCTCTGGATATGTGGTCTTTAGGTTGTATGCTAGCATCTATGATATTTAGAAAGGAGCCATTTTTTCATGGCCATGACAACTATGATCAGTTAGTACGCATAGCCAAAGTATTAGGAACTGAGGAGCTTTTTGAATATCTTGATAAGTACCACATAGAGTTAGACCCAagatttaatgatattttaggCAG acattCAAGGAAACGATGGGAACGCTTTGTTCATAGTGAAAATCAGCATTTGGTATCCACTGAGGCCTTAGATTTTCTGGATAAATTGTTGCGGTATGATCATCATGAGAGGTTGACTGCCAGGGATGCAATGGAGCATGCTTATTTCT ATCCTGTTGTTAAGGAGCAATGCAGAATGTTGTCAACAGTGTCTTCTTCGCCAACCCCAATGTCTGGGGCACTGTCTGTTGTGGGAGAGTGA
- the LOC126748776 gene encoding casein kinase II subunit alpha isoform X2 encodes MAVPSRARVYADVNSHKPREYWDYESFVVDWGQQDDYQLVRKLGRGKYSEVFEAINVINNEKCVVKILKPVKKKKIKREIKILENLRGGTNIISLEAVVKDPVSRTPALIFEHVNNIDFKQLYQTLTDFDIRFYLYELLKALDYCHSMGIMHRDVKPHNVMIDHENRKLRLIDWGLAEFYHPGQEYNVRVASRYFKGPELLVDYQMYDYSLDMWSLGCMLASMIFRKEPFFHGHDNYDQLVRIAKVLGTEELFEYLDKYHIELDPRFNDILGRHSRKRWERFVHSENQHLVSTEALDFLDKLLRYDHHERLTARDAMEHAYFYPVVKEQCRMLSTVSSSPTPMSGALSVVGE; translated from the exons ATGGCTGTACCAAGTCGAGCAAGAGTTTATGCGGATGTTAATTCTCACAAACCTCGTGAATACTGGGATTATGAAAGTTTTGTTGTTGACTGGGGACAACAGGATGACTATCAACTTGTCCGCAAGTTAGGAAGAGGAAAATATAGTGAGGTCTTTGAGGctattaatgttattaataatgaaaaatgtgtagtaaaaattttaaag cctgtaaaaaagaaaaaaattaaaagggaaataaaaattttggaaaatcttaGGGGTGGaacaaatataatttcattagaaGCTGTTGTTAAGGATCCTGTGTCTAGAACCCCAGCACTCATATTTGAGCatgtaaataatattgatttcAAGCAGTTATACCAGACTTTGACAGATTTTGAcattaggttttatttatatgagCTTTTAAAAGCTCTTGATTATTGTCACAGTATGGGTATTATGCATAGAGATGTAAAGCCTCACAATGTTATGATTGATCATGAAAATAGAAAACTGAGATTAATTGATTGGGGATTAGCTGAATTTTACCATCCTGGTCAAGAATACAATGTGAGAGTTGCATCCAG GTACTTTAAAGGTCCAGAACTGTTAGTAGATTACCAAATGTATGACTATTCTCTGGATATGTGGTCTTTAGGTTGTATGCTAGCATCTATGATATTTAGAAAGGAGCCATTTTTTCATGGCCATGACAACTATGATCAGTTAGTACGCATAGCCAAAGTATTAGGAACTGAGGAGCTTTTTGAATATCTTGATAAGTACCACATAGAGTTAGACCCAagatttaatgatattttaggCAG acattCAAGGAAACGATGGGAACGCTTTGTTCATAGTGAAAATCAGCATTTGGTATCCACTGAGGCCTTAGATTTTCTGGATAAATTGTTGCGGTATGATCATCATGAGAGGTTGACTGCCAGGGATGCAATGGAGCATGCTTATTTCT ATCCTGTTGTTAAGGAGCAATGCAGAATGTTGTCAACAGTGTCTTCTTCGCCAACCCCAATGTCTGGGGCACTGTCTGTTGTGGGAGAGTGA